From the Amycolatopsis thermoflava N1165 genome, one window contains:
- a CDS encoding deoxyribonuclease IV encodes MQIGAHVRDDDPLTAAGERSADVVQFFLADPQGWKKPVAQPPRADIEAAGVEVFIHSPYIVNVASLNNRIRIPSRKLAAQHAAAAAEIGAKGLIVHGGHVGRGEDVAEGLANWRKLFERQAADGGFAVPILIENTAGGAGAMAREMDVLARLWDEVAEFGAGFCLDTCHAFAAGWELDDVVEKVMSITGRIDLVHLNNSRDEFGSGRDHHANVVHGGGTIDPEALVAVAAAAGAPVVVETPADGQADDIAYLREKLG; translated from the coding sequence ATGCAGATCGGTGCGCACGTCCGTGACGACGACCCGCTGACCGCGGCCGGGGAGCGCTCGGCCGACGTGGTGCAGTTCTTCCTGGCCGACCCCCAGGGCTGGAAGAAGCCCGTCGCCCAGCCGCCGCGGGCGGACATCGAGGCGGCCGGGGTGGAGGTGTTCATCCACTCCCCCTACATCGTCAACGTGGCCTCGCTGAACAACCGGATCCGCATCCCGTCGCGCAAGCTGGCCGCCCAGCACGCGGCCGCCGCGGCCGAGATCGGCGCGAAGGGCCTGATCGTGCACGGCGGTCACGTCGGCCGCGGCGAGGACGTCGCGGAGGGCCTGGCGAACTGGCGCAAGCTGTTCGAACGGCAGGCGGCCGACGGCGGTTTCGCGGTGCCGATCCTGATCGAGAACACCGCGGGCGGCGCCGGCGCGATGGCGCGCGAGATGGACGTGCTGGCGCGGCTGTGGGACGAGGTGGCCGAGTTCGGCGCCGGGTTCTGCCTGGACACCTGCCACGCGTTCGCCGCGGGCTGGGAGCTGGACGACGTGGTCGAGAAGGTCATGTCGATCACCGGCCGCATCGACCTGGTGCACCTGAACAACTCGCGCGACGAGTTCGGGTCCGGGCGGGACCACCACGCGAACGTGGTGCACGGCGGCGGCACGATCGACCCGGAGGCGCTGGTGGCCGTCGCGGCGGCCGCGGGCGCGCCCGTGGTGGTCGAGACCCCGGCCGACGGCCAGGCCGACGACATCGCCTACCTGCGGGAAAAGCTCGGCTGA
- a CDS encoding glycosyltransferase family 87 protein: protein MSSPTDETTSAEPAPASLDAGQRVAPSRTDPLVAAASRPIGGPLGEHAAVGRHWFWTPQRVGLALATLALMLCWFGKASCIQQYVDENGQTQLDWRSGRPYVAMCYSDVVPLFSAERLDQPGTFPYRTSWVDDAGTPNAHVRYMEYPVLTGLFQWANAKITQAWKAISDTGWLPGALPVAIYFNITAFWLALAWLVTVWAVGRTANRRPWDACLAAISPLVLVHAFTNFDTLATAFAATGLLAWARRKPAVAGLLIGLGAAAKLYPLFLLGPLLILCIRAGKLRPWAITAGAAVGTWLAVNLPIALTLNAGWQEFFRLNAQRGMDPDSIYNVISYFTGWAGFDGPLAAGQTPTWLNIVSGTLFLACCAGIAYVGLSAPVRPRLAQLCFLVVAAFLLTNKVWSPQYSLWLVPFAVLAIPRWRLLLGWMLLDALVWVPRMFYYLGTDHKGLPPDWFLGFVALRDLAVVGLCVLVLREIYRPAEDLVRVAGDDDPAGGVLDRARDVVVLPRRRARHAV from the coding sequence GTGTCCAGCCCGACCGACGAGACCACCTCGGCCGAACCCGCGCCGGCGTCACTCGACGCCGGTCAGCGGGTCGCGCCGTCCCGGACCGATCCGCTGGTCGCGGCCGCGAGCAGACCGATCGGCGGTCCGCTCGGCGAGCACGCGGCCGTGGGGCGGCACTGGTTCTGGACGCCGCAGCGGGTCGGGCTGGCGCTGGCCACGCTGGCGCTGATGCTGTGCTGGTTCGGCAAGGCCAGCTGCATCCAGCAGTACGTCGACGAGAACGGGCAGACCCAGCTGGACTGGCGGTCCGGCCGCCCGTACGTCGCGATGTGCTACAGCGACGTCGTGCCGCTGTTCAGCGCCGAGCGGCTGGACCAGCCCGGCACGTTCCCGTACCGGACGAGCTGGGTCGACGACGCCGGCACGCCGAACGCGCACGTCCGCTACATGGAGTACCCGGTGCTGACCGGGCTGTTCCAGTGGGCCAACGCGAAGATCACGCAGGCGTGGAAGGCGATCTCCGACACCGGCTGGCTGCCCGGCGCGCTGCCGGTGGCGATCTACTTCAACATCACCGCGTTCTGGCTCGCGCTGGCCTGGCTGGTCACGGTGTGGGCGGTGGGCCGCACCGCGAACCGCCGACCGTGGGACGCGTGCCTGGCGGCGATCTCACCGCTGGTGCTGGTGCACGCGTTCACCAACTTCGACACGCTGGCCACCGCGTTCGCCGCCACCGGCCTGCTGGCGTGGGCGCGGCGCAAACCGGCGGTCGCCGGGCTGCTGATCGGGCTCGGCGCGGCCGCGAAGCTGTACCCGTTGTTCCTGCTCGGACCGCTGCTCATCCTGTGCATCCGCGCCGGGAAGCTCCGCCCGTGGGCGATCACGGCCGGCGCCGCGGTCGGCACCTGGCTGGCCGTGAACCTGCCGATCGCGCTCACGCTGAACGCGGGCTGGCAGGAGTTCTTCCGGCTCAACGCGCAACGCGGGATGGACCCGGACTCGATCTACAACGTGATCTCCTACTTCACCGGCTGGGCGGGCTTCGACGGCCCGCTCGCGGCCGGGCAGACGCCGACCTGGCTGAACATCGTCAGCGGCACGCTGTTCCTGGCCTGCTGCGCGGGGATCGCCTACGTCGGGCTGTCCGCGCCGGTGCGGCCGCGGCTGGCGCAGCTGTGCTTCCTGGTGGTGGCCGCGTTCCTGCTGACCAACAAGGTGTGGAGCCCGCAGTACTCGCTGTGGCTGGTGCCGTTCGCGGTGCTGGCGATTCCGCGGTGGCGGCTGCTGCTCGGGTGGATGCTGCTGGACGCGCTGGTGTGGGTGCCGCGGATGTTCTACTACCTCGGCACCGACCACAAGGGACTGCCGCCGGACTGGTTCCTCGGGTTCGTCGCGCTGCGGGACCTGGCCGTGGTCGGGCTGTGCGTGCTGGTGCTGCGGGAGATCTACCGCCCGGCCGAGGACCTGGTGCGCGTCGCAGGCGACGACGACCCGGCAGGCGGGGTGCTGGACCGGGCCCGCGACGTGGTGGTGCTCCCGCGGCGCCGGGCCCGGCACGCGGTCTGA
- a CDS encoding DUF5318 family protein: MQNQRQVVDYALQRRALLAGVRSGRVGTRDVCDADPYLLRAARFHGEPSEAPCPLCGKDGLTNVSWVFGEQLKHVSGSARTPTELARLANLVGEFNVHVVEVCRTCRWNHLVRSYVSGNGTPHGPSRRTAGQ; the protein is encoded by the coding sequence GTGCAGAACCAGCGACAGGTGGTGGACTACGCCCTGCAGCGCCGTGCGCTGCTGGCAGGCGTCCGCTCCGGTCGTGTCGGCACGCGCGACGTCTGCGACGCCGATCCGTACCTGCTCAGAGCTGCCCGGTTCCACGGCGAACCGAGCGAGGCCCCCTGCCCGCTGTGCGGGAAGGACGGCCTGACGAACGTGTCCTGGGTGTTCGGGGAACAGCTCAAGCACGTCTCCGGCTCGGCAAGGACACCGACGGAACTGGCCCGCCTGGCCAACCTGGTCGGGGAGTTCAACGTCCATGTGGTGGAGGTGTGCCGGACGTGCCGCTGGAACCACCTGGTGCGTTCGTACGTCTCGGGCAACGGAACCCCGCACGGCCCGTCCCGGAGGACGGCCGGGCAGTGA
- a CDS encoding PadR family transcriptional regulator, with protein MLEFAILGLLHEAPMHGYVLRKRLHDTLGMFRTFSYGSLYPTLRRLQRAGFIEEADSDVGGAGEPVKGWGRRARTVYKLTAEGKEHFAKLLVDAGPQTWEDEGFGVHLAFFSRTPADVRMRILEGRRRRVEERREGLRAALARAEEKIDRYTRELHRLGLESSEREVRWLNELIAHEQDEQNRGLQS; from the coding sequence GTGCTGGAGTTCGCCATCCTGGGGCTGCTGCACGAGGCACCGATGCACGGCTACGTGCTGCGCAAACGGCTGCACGACACGCTCGGCATGTTCCGCACCTTCTCGTACGGCTCGCTGTACCCGACCTTGCGCCGGTTGCAGCGGGCGGGGTTCATCGAAGAGGCCGACAGTGACGTCGGGGGAGCCGGCGAGCCCGTCAAGGGCTGGGGCCGGCGGGCTCGGACGGTGTACAAGCTCACAGCGGAGGGTAAGGAGCACTTCGCGAAGCTGCTCGTCGACGCCGGGCCGCAGACCTGGGAGGACGAAGGGTTCGGGGTCCACCTGGCCTTCTTCTCCCGGACACCGGCCGATGTCAGGATGCGGATCCTGGAGGGCAGGCGCCGCCGGGTCGAGGAACGCCGTGAAGGACTCCGGGCGGCGCTCGCCCGGGCCGAGGAGAAGATCGACCGGTACACGCGTGAGCTGCACCGCCTGGGGCTGGAGAGCAGCGAGCGCGAGGTGCGCTGGCTGAACGAACTGATCGCGCACGAGCAGGACGAGCAGAACCGCGGGCTTCAGAGCTGA
- a CDS encoding inositol-3-phosphate synthase, with protein sequence MGDNSGRVRVAIVGVGNCAASLVQGVHYYRDADPASRVPGLMHVRFGQYHVGDVEFVAAFDVDAKKVGQDLSSAILASENNTIKITDVPPLGVPVLRGPTMDGLGRFYQETIEESDEEPVDVVAALREAQVDVLVSYLPVGSEEAQKFYAQCAIDAGVAFVNAIPVFIASNPEWAQKFTDAGVPIVGDDIKSQVGATITHRVLAKLFEDRGVQLDRTMQLNVGGNMDFKNMKELERLESKKVSKTQAVTSQIDRDLGKANVHVGPSDYVQWLEDRKWAYVRLEGRAFGDVPLNLEYKLEVWDSPNSAGIIIDAVRAAKIALDRGVGGPLLSASSYFMKSPPEQYDDSTARDAVEKFITGDIER encoded by the coding sequence ATGGGCGACAACAGCGGCCGCGTACGGGTGGCCATCGTTGGCGTCGGAAACTGTGCGGCGTCGCTGGTGCAGGGGGTGCACTACTACCGCGACGCCGACCCGGCCTCGCGGGTGCCCGGCCTGATGCACGTGCGGTTCGGCCAGTACCACGTCGGTGACGTGGAGTTCGTGGCCGCGTTCGACGTCGACGCCAAGAAGGTCGGCCAGGACCTGTCGTCCGCGATCCTCGCCAGCGAGAACAACACGATCAAGATCACCGACGTGCCGCCGCTCGGTGTGCCGGTCCTGCGCGGCCCCACGATGGACGGTCTCGGCCGCTTCTACCAGGAGACCATCGAGGAGTCCGACGAGGAGCCGGTCGACGTCGTCGCCGCGCTGCGCGAGGCCCAGGTCGACGTGCTGGTCTCGTACCTGCCGGTCGGGTCGGAGGAGGCCCAGAAGTTCTACGCCCAGTGCGCCATCGACGCCGGCGTGGCCTTCGTCAACGCGATCCCGGTGTTCATCGCCTCGAACCCGGAGTGGGCGCAGAAGTTCACCGACGCGGGTGTCCCGATCGTCGGTGACGACATCAAGTCCCAGGTCGGCGCCACCATCACGCACCGCGTGCTGGCGAAGCTGTTCGAGGACCGCGGGGTCCAGCTCGACCGCACCATGCAGCTGAACGTGGGCGGCAACATGGACTTCAAGAACATGAAGGAACTGGAGCGCCTGGAGTCCAAGAAGGTCTCCAAGACCCAGGCCGTCACCTCGCAGATCGACCGCGACCTCGGCAAGGCCAACGTCCACGTCGGTCCGTCGGACTACGTGCAGTGGCTGGAAGACCGCAAGTGGGCCTACGTCCGGCTGGAGGGCCGCGCGTTCGGTGACGTGCCGCTGAACCTGGAGTACAAGCTCGAGGTGTGGGACTCGCCGAACTCGGCGGGCATCATCATCGACGCGGTGCGCGCCGCGAAGATCGCCCTCGACCGCGGTGTCGGCGGCCCGCTGCTGTCCGCGTCGTCCTACTTCATGAAGTCGCCGCCGGAGCAGTACGACGACTCGACCGCGCGAGACGCGGTGGAGAAGTTCATCACCGGCGACATCGAGCGCTGA
- a CDS encoding HAD family hydrolase — protein sequence MDAVVFDLDGVLVDSEQTWDEVRRAVVADHGGSWTATATRAMQGMSTPEWARYLVEHLGARLTPDRIAQVVIDQMAQRYAGGPPVLPGAAAAVHAVGERYPVAIASSSPPVLIQAFLEATGLTGLVEVALSSEQVAAGKPAPDVYLEAARRLGKDPARCAAVEDTTNGLKAALAAGMTVYAVPNPHFPPDPAVLAQVHRVLDTVADLPAALRG from the coding sequence ATGGACGCGGTGGTTTTCGACCTGGACGGGGTGCTCGTGGACTCCGAGCAGACCTGGGACGAGGTCCGCCGGGCGGTGGTCGCCGACCACGGTGGCAGCTGGACGGCCACGGCGACCAGGGCGATGCAGGGGATGAGCACCCCGGAATGGGCGCGCTACCTGGTCGAACACCTGGGCGCGCGGCTCACGCCGGACCGGATCGCCCAGGTCGTGATCGACCAGATGGCCCAGCGCTACGCGGGCGGGCCGCCCGTGCTGCCCGGCGCCGCGGCGGCCGTGCACGCGGTCGGCGAGCGGTACCCGGTGGCCATCGCCAGCTCGTCGCCGCCGGTGCTGATCCAGGCGTTCCTGGAGGCCACTGGCCTGACCGGGCTGGTGGAGGTGGCGCTGTCCAGCGAGCAGGTCGCCGCGGGCAAGCCGGCGCCGGACGTGTACCTCGAAGCCGCGCGCAGGCTGGGCAAGGACCCCGCGCGGTGCGCCGCCGTCGAGGACACCACCAACGGGCTCAAGGCAGCGCTGGCCGCGGGCATGACCGTCTACGCCGTGCCCAACCCGCACTTCCCGCCGGATCCGGCCGTGCTGGCGCAGGTCCACCGAGTGCTGGACACCGTCGCGGACCTGCCCGCCGCGCTCCGGGGATGA
- a CDS encoding ArsR/SmtB family transcription factor, with the protein MRSLPHPERESLTLAPVLHALGDPVRLELVRRASGSPGSTCAVLADGLDVPMSTLTNHWRILREAGVITMTVDGRHRRIRVRRDDLGERFPGLLDPILRLAADE; encoded by the coding sequence ATGCGATCGCTACCCCACCCCGAACGCGAGTCGCTGACACTCGCACCGGTCCTGCACGCGCTCGGCGACCCGGTGCGGCTCGAACTGGTGCGGCGCGCCTCCGGCAGCCCGGGGTCGACCTGCGCCGTGCTGGCGGACGGCCTGGACGTGCCGATGTCCACCCTGACCAACCACTGGCGGATCCTGCGGGAGGCGGGGGTGATCACCATGACGGTGGACGGCAGGCACCGGCGGATCCGGGTCCGCCGCGACGACCTGGGCGAACGCTTCCCCGGCCTGCTCGACCCGATCCTGCGCCTCGCGGCGGACGAGTAG
- a CDS encoding MFS transporter: MTKIGTRAGSRAALLTLTCLGQFMVLLDSTIVGAALPDMQERLHVGISGLQWIVDAYVLLVAMLLLSGGVFADRFGRKRVFLAGVAVFTAASVVCAVAPSIGWLIAGRVVQGIGAAALSPAALALLSAAYPVPAERVRAIGLWAGLSGIGLAAGPLAGGVLVEAFAWPSIFLVNLPVGVALLWPAFVSWASRATRTRPRSTSRARCCRWWALVR; encoded by the coding sequence ATGACGAAGATCGGAACGCGCGCCGGGAGCCGGGCGGCGCTGCTCACGCTGACCTGCCTCGGCCAGTTCATGGTGCTGCTCGACAGCACCATCGTCGGCGCGGCGCTGCCCGACATGCAGGAGCGTTTGCACGTCGGGATCAGCGGGCTGCAGTGGATCGTCGACGCCTACGTGCTGCTGGTCGCCATGCTGTTGCTGTCCGGCGGGGTGTTCGCCGACCGGTTCGGCCGCAAGCGCGTGTTCCTCGCCGGGGTGGCGGTGTTCACGGCCGCGTCCGTGGTGTGTGCCGTCGCGCCGTCGATCGGCTGGCTGATCGCCGGGCGGGTGGTGCAGGGCATCGGCGCGGCGGCGTTGAGCCCCGCCGCGCTGGCCCTGCTCAGCGCCGCGTACCCGGTTCCGGCCGAGCGGGTCAGGGCGATCGGGCTGTGGGCCGGGCTCAGCGGGATCGGGCTGGCGGCCGGGCCGCTGGCGGGCGGTGTCCTGGTCGAGGCCTTCGCCTGGCCGTCGATCTTCCTGGTGAACCTGCCCGTCGGTGTGGCCCTGCTGTGGCCGGCCTTCGTGTCCTGGGCGAGTCGCGCAACCCGGACGCGCCCGCGATCGACGTCCCGGGCACGGTGTTGTCGGTGGTGGGCGTTGGTGCGCTGA
- a CDS encoding MFS transporter yields MAGLRVLGESRNPDAPAIDVPGTVLSVVGVGALTYGLIEGGSRGWTSPVILGSFAVAVVVLAGFVAVEARRAAPVLPLRLFRERLFTVSNTAMVVVGFALMGSSFFFSQFFVQVQGSSILVAGLRTLPASLGMVVVSPFAGRLAARHGFRIVVTSGLVLAGVGLLVLGFVDADTGYGNVWWRLAVVGVGFALAMSPLTGAAIHAVSPREGGLASGISSTTRQIGAVLGVAVLGAVVQTGVGLGSAFVVAGAVTLAVAALTGLWLTKSL; encoded by the coding sequence GTGGCCGGCCTTCGTGTCCTGGGCGAGTCGCGCAACCCGGACGCGCCCGCGATCGACGTCCCGGGCACGGTGTTGTCGGTGGTGGGCGTTGGTGCGCTGACCTACGGCCTGATCGAGGGTGGGTCGCGCGGCTGGACCTCGCCGGTGATCCTGGGCAGTTTCGCCGTGGCGGTGGTGGTGCTCGCCGGGTTCGTCGCCGTGGAGGCTCGCCGCGCGGCGCCGGTGCTGCCGTTGCGGCTGTTCCGGGAGCGGTTGTTCACGGTGTCGAACACGGCCATGGTCGTGGTGGGTTTCGCGTTGATGGGCTCGTCGTTCTTCTTCTCGCAGTTCTTCGTGCAGGTCCAGGGCAGCTCGATCCTCGTCGCCGGGTTGCGGACGCTGCCCGCGTCGCTCGGCATGGTGGTGGTGAGCCCGTTCGCGGGCAGGCTCGCGGCGCGGCACGGGTTCCGAATCGTAGTCACCAGTGGCCTGGTGCTGGCCGGGGTGGGCCTGCTGGTGCTCGGGTTCGTGGACGCGGACACCGGCTACGGCAACGTGTGGTGGCGGCTCGCGGTGGTCGGCGTCGGGTTCGCGCTGGCGATGTCGCCGCTGACCGGGGCCGCGATCCACGCGGTCAGCCCGCGGGAGGGCGGGCTGGCGTCCGGGATCAGCAGCACGACCAGGCAGATCGGGGCGGTGCTCGGTGTGGCGGTGCTGGGCGCGGTCGTGCAGACCGGGGTCGGCCTCGGCAGCGCGTTCGTGGTGGCCGGGGCGGTCACGCTGGCCGTCGCCGCGCTGACCGGGCTGTGGTTGACCAAGTCGCTGTGA
- a CDS encoding MarR family winged helix-turn-helix transcriptional regulator, with the protein MNPGVAELAHELRPLVFRLYYVVRRLTPQHQLTLTQGSVLSELVHGGPRRMSVLAELEGVRQPSMTDLVRRLERLGLVSRRPDPDDRRAVLIAATESGTRYVTDLITAREEFLRERLAALDPADRDAIDAALPALRRLIDPVKKEELLA; encoded by the coding sequence GTGAATCCAGGAGTAGCAGAGCTCGCGCACGAGCTGCGCCCGCTGGTCTTCCGCCTCTACTACGTGGTCCGGCGGCTGACCCCGCAGCACCAGCTCACCCTGACCCAGGGATCGGTGCTCAGCGAGCTGGTCCACGGCGGCCCGCGGCGGATGAGCGTCCTCGCCGAGCTGGAGGGCGTGCGGCAGCCGTCGATGACGGACCTGGTCCGCAGGCTGGAGCGGCTCGGTCTGGTGAGCAGGCGTCCCGATCCGGACGACCGGCGCGCGGTGCTCATCGCGGCGACCGAGTCGGGCACGCGGTACGTGACCGACCTGATCACGGCCCGCGAGGAGTTCCTGCGCGAGCGTCTGGCCGCCCTGGATCCGGCCGACCGCGACGCGATCGACGCGGCGCTGCCGGCCTTGCGGAGGCTCATCGATCCGGTCAAGAAGGAGGAACTGCTCGCATGA
- a CDS encoding MFS transporter codes for MSSHSHGSLLDALKNQPKQVWITAFAAVIAFMGIGLVDPILLSIAEGLHATPSQVTLLFSSYLGVQVIAMLVTGAASAKFGPKRTVLTGLALIVVATALCAAAGSIEQLVALRAVWGLGNAFFIATALSVIVGAATGGQAGAILLYEAALGVGLAVGPLLGALLGSISWRGPFVGTAVLMAAALVLCSIFLASDKHEKRAPIRLLDPLRALKHAGLLRTSIGSAFYTAAFFTVLAWTPFVLDWSAVAVGLIFCGWGLCVAVAGVVLAPKLAARLGERHATVVSVLGYAVLMVVLVVPSKPVIVVGVIVSGLVSGLLNTLFTGTAMSISGAPRPVASAGYNFCRWLGGAVAATLVGHVAEWLGSEHAPFVIAAILCVLAGGLLAVRTNSADPHRVPREAALVGEEL; via the coding sequence ATGAGCAGTCACAGTCACGGGAGCCTGCTGGACGCGCTGAAGAACCAGCCGAAGCAGGTGTGGATCACGGCGTTCGCCGCGGTCATCGCGTTCATGGGGATCGGCCTGGTGGACCCGATCCTGCTGTCCATCGCCGAGGGGCTGCACGCCACGCCGTCGCAGGTGACCCTGCTGTTCTCGTCCTACCTGGGCGTCCAGGTGATCGCGATGCTGGTCACCGGCGCGGCGAGCGCGAAGTTCGGTCCGAAGCGGACGGTCCTCACCGGGCTGGCGCTGATCGTGGTCGCGACCGCGCTGTGCGCCGCGGCCGGGTCGATCGAACAGCTCGTCGCGCTGCGCGCGGTGTGGGGTCTCGGCAACGCGTTCTTCATCGCCACCGCGCTGTCGGTGATCGTCGGCGCCGCGACCGGCGGGCAGGCCGGGGCGATCCTGCTCTACGAGGCCGCGCTCGGCGTCGGTCTCGCGGTCGGTCCGCTGCTCGGCGCCCTCCTCGGCAGCATCTCCTGGCGCGGGCCGTTCGTCGGCACCGCCGTGCTGATGGCCGCCGCCCTGGTGCTGTGCTCGATCTTCCTGGCGAGCGACAAGCACGAGAAGCGGGCCCCGATCCGGCTGCTCGACCCGCTGCGCGCGCTGAAGCACGCCGGGCTGCTGCGCACCTCGATCGGCTCGGCGTTCTACACCGCCGCGTTCTTCACCGTCCTGGCGTGGACGCCGTTCGTGCTGGACTGGAGCGCCGTCGCGGTCGGGCTGATCTTCTGCGGCTGGGGACTGTGCGTCGCGGTCGCCGGGGTGGTGCTCGCGCCGAAACTGGCGGCCCGGCTCGGTGAGCGGCACGCGACCGTGGTGTCCGTGCTCGGCTACGCGGTGCTGATGGTGGTGCTCGTGGTGCCGAGCAAGCCGGTGATCGTGGTCGGCGTGATCGTGTCCGGGCTGGTCTCCGGCCTGCTGAACACCCTGTTCACCGGCACCGCGATGTCGATCAGCGGCGCGCCCCGGCCGGTGGCGAGCGCGGGCTACAACTTCTGCCGCTGGCTCGGCGGCGCCGTGGCCGCCACCCTCGTGGGGCACGTCGCCGAATGGCTCGGGTCGGAGCACGCCCCATTCGTCATCGCCGCGATCCTGTGCGTGCTGGCCGGCGGGCTACTCGCGGTCCGGACGAACAGCGCGGATCCGCACCGCGTGCCGCGTGAGGCAGCTCTCGTCGGGGAAGAGCTTTGA
- a CDS encoding PhoX family protein produces MSFTPGRLLPLLTHTSGRSATTCIYRCGNQCAHEAPNESSNEYFGDVVKGMSRRGVFKAGAVMAAAAGGFAALNAGATASAAVPPALAGERPGRPAPGTDFTPVAPNKADAVVIPDGWEQNVVIRWGDPVVTGAPEFDIAKQTAAAQAKQFGYNNDFVGLIPQDRQGKRFLMVVNHEYTTETQMFPAGQYDPANPTEEQVKIGWAAHGLSVVLVEKQRDGGLEVVPSRYGRRITLDTTFEVRGPAAGSKYLKTSADPTGTKVRGTQNNCAGGVTPWGTVLSGEENFHQYFANSDKITDPVVQARLTRYGIGKGTTTRKWERFDKRWDVPQEPNEVNRFGWVVEIDPNDPDSTPIKHTALGRFKHEAANVKITKDGRVAVYSGDDERFEYIYKFVSKGKYKPGTSAHARRHNSALLDEGTLYVGKFTGDSPASQIDGTGKLPSDGEFDGRGEWIPLASGDKSFVDGFTAEEVYVFTRQAADKAGATKMDRPEDIEPNPVNGRIYAALTNNSDRGAAGKAGVDEANPRVGNKNGHVLEWEEDRGDAASTKFSWRLLLVCGDPATADTYFGGFPKDQVSPISCPDNVAFDPYGNLWISTDGNALGMNDGLFAVPVDGPNRGQVKQFLTVPIGAETCGPNVTSDFVTVAVQHPGEGGTVTNPQSHWPDGGTNLPRPAVVSVWRKRR; encoded by the coding sequence GTGTCCTTCACCCCCGGGCGGCTGCTGCCCCTCCTTACCCACACGAGCGGCCGGTCCGCCACCACGTGCATCTACCGTTGCGGCAACCAGTGCGCTCACGAAGCGCCCAACGAGTCGTCGAACGAGTACTTCGGTGACGTCGTCAAGGGCATGTCGCGTCGCGGCGTGTTCAAGGCCGGCGCGGTCATGGCCGCCGCTGCCGGCGGGTTCGCCGCCCTGAACGCGGGCGCCACCGCCTCCGCCGCGGTCCCGCCCGCGCTGGCGGGCGAGCGCCCCGGCCGCCCCGCGCCCGGCACGGACTTCACCCCGGTCGCGCCGAACAAGGCCGACGCGGTCGTCATCCCGGACGGCTGGGAGCAGAACGTCGTGATCCGCTGGGGCGACCCGGTCGTCACCGGCGCGCCGGAGTTCGACATCGCCAAGCAGACCGCGGCCGCGCAGGCGAAGCAGTTCGGCTACAACAACGACTTCGTCGGTCTCATCCCGCAGGACCGCCAGGGCAAGCGCTTCCTGATGGTCGTGAACCACGAGTACACGACCGAGACGCAGATGTTCCCGGCGGGCCAGTACGACCCGGCGAACCCGACCGAGGAGCAGGTCAAGATCGGCTGGGCCGCGCACGGCCTGTCCGTCGTGCTCGTGGAGAAGCAGCGCGACGGTGGCCTCGAGGTCGTGCCGAGCCGCTACGGGCGACGCATCACGTTGGACACCACCTTCGAGGTGCGCGGCCCGGCCGCCGGCTCGAAGTACCTGAAGACCTCCGCCGACCCGACTGGCACCAAGGTGCGCGGCACCCAGAACAACTGCGCCGGCGGCGTGACGCCGTGGGGCACGGTCCTGTCCGGCGAGGAGAACTTCCACCAGTACTTCGCCAACTCGGACAAGATCACCGACCCGGTCGTGCAGGCGCGGCTGACCCGCTACGGCATCGGCAAGGGCACCACGACCCGCAAGTGGGAGCGCTTCGACAAGCGCTGGGACGTGCCGCAGGAGCCCAACGAGGTCAACCGGTTCGGCTGGGTCGTCGAGATCGACCCCAACGACCCGGACTCGACGCCGATCAAGCACACCGCGCTGGGCCGCTTCAAGCACGAGGCCGCCAACGTCAAGATCACCAAGGACGGCCGGGTCGCCGTCTACTCCGGTGACGACGAGCGCTTCGAGTACATCTACAAGTTCGTGTCGAAGGGCAAGTACAAGCCGGGCACCAGCGCCCACGCCCGCCGCCACAACTCGGCGCTGCTCGACGAGGGCACCCTGTACGTCGGCAAGTTCACCGGCGACAGCCCGGCGAGCCAGATCGACGGCACCGGCAAGCTCCCGTCCGACGGCGAGTTCGATGGTCGCGGCGAGTGGATCCCGCTGGCCAGCGGTGACAAGTCCTTCGTGGACGGCTTCACCGCCGAGGAGGTCTACGTCTTCACGCGCCAGGCCGCGGACAAGGCGGGCGCGACCAAGATGGACCGTCCCGAGGACATCGAGCCGAACCCGGTCAACGGCCGCATCTACGCCGCGCTGACCAACAACAGCGACCGCGGCGCGGCGGGCAAGGCCGGCGTCGACGAGGCGAACCCGCGCGTCGGCAACAAGAACGGCCACGTGCTGGAGTGGGAGGAGGACCGCGGCGACGCGGCCTCGACGAAGTTCTCCTGGCGCCTGCTGCTGGTCTGCGGTGACCCGGCCACGGCCGACACCTACTTCGGCGGTTTCCCGAAGGACCAGGTCAGCCCGATCTCCTGCCCGGACAACGTGGCGTTCGACCCCTACGGCAACCTGTGGATCTCCACCGACGGCAACGCGCTGGGCATGAACGACGGCCTGTTCGCGGTGCCGGTCGACGGCCCGAACCGCGGCCAGGTCAAGCAGTTCCTCACGGTGCCGATCGGCGCGGAGACCTGTGGCCCCAACGTGACGAGCGACTTCGTCACGGTCGCGGTGCAGCACCCCGGTGAGGGCGGCACGGTGACAAACCCGCAGTCGCACTGGCCGGACGGCGGGACGAACCTGCCCCGCCCCGCCGTCGTCTCGGTGTGGCGCAAGCGCCGCTGA